In a genomic window of Oncorhynchus keta strain PuntledgeMale-10-30-2019 chromosome 26, Oket_V2, whole genome shotgun sequence:
- the LOC118358720 gene encoding tumor necrosis factor ligand superfamily member 6-like produces the protein MSGTQGYPYPQVFLVDSGRGPQPSVQPPGMLPCWSFPPAQERVMERGRGRGCRGVGSWSLTMALLFLLLLVFGALGLGTYQIIKLQTQLNGIQQEINIEIDGRGPEKLVGDLPETDPNRGKIAGRPAAHVIGRIEKHVLQNTLRWEPKAGRAFTEGGVVYRDGGLQVNETGLYHIYSRVQFEANHCTPTDALVHSVFVRRPGNRKSLTLMEGHREGYCNLGSHGHVWTSGSYLGSTLKLEKQDWLYVNVSHPAMLSHAHHANFFGLHKI, from the exons ATGAGTGGTACACAGGGCTATCCTTACCCCCAGGTGTTTCTAGTGGACAGTGGTAGAGGTCCACAGCCGTCGGTCCAACCTCCAGGCATGCTGCCCTGCTGGTCCTTCCCTCCTGCccaagagagagtgatggagcggGGCAGGGGCAGAGGCTGCAGGGGGGTTGGCTCCTGGAGCCTGACTATGGCTCTGCTGTTTCTGCTGCTGCTGGTGTTTGGGGCATTGGGACTGGGTACCTACCAGATAATCAAACTACAGACTCAACTCAACGGAATACAACAG GAAATTAACATTGAGATTGATGGTCGTGGGCCTGAGAAGCTAGTGGGTGACCTTCCAGAGACCGATCCAAACAGAGGGAAGATAGCCGGCAGACCTGCAGCACATGTTATAG GCCGGATTGAGAAGCATGTTTTACAGAATACCTTGCGTTGGGAGCCAAAGGCTGGGCGGGCCTTCACAGAGGGGGGCGTGGTCTATCGGGATGGCGGTCTGCAAGTCAACGAGACTGGGCTCTACCACATCTACTCCCGGGTGCAGTTTGAAGCCAATCACTGCACCCCTACAGATGCCTTGGTTCACTCTGTGTTTGTAAGAAGGCCAGGGAATCGCAAGTCTCTCACCCTAATGGAGGGGCACAGGGAGGGCTACTGCAACCTGGGCTCTCATGGGCATGTCTGGACCTCGGGGAGTTACCTGGGATCCACACTGAAGCTTGAAAAGCAGGACTGGCTGTATGTGAATGTCTCCCATCCAGCCATGCTCAGCCACGCCCATCATGCCAACTTCTTTGGACTCCACAAGAtctag
- the LOC127912017 gene encoding uncharacterized protein LOC127912017 — translation MFLRSSANKASYPREDQQSTMQQPEPGVQQREMEEPLQHIGTKSQSTRSRSSKQSSRSSTASSAAIKARAKAEAARAQVSYSEKEASVMKQKAEIEASLLKQKAEIEAILLKQKAETEKQKADLEASLYVLQVERTAAAALAEAAAFEEVVGSERRELRKELDTGTQPLSPVQRTCEYVQQHARPYFAELPFEVEKQELSVDPATCHNPESSKQENMSRDSPFKRNEQQHGGNGKQAHFQSHTHNFPESQVAPDITKYLLRREMVSSGLLKFDDRPENYWAWKASFLNATRDLNLSARQELDLITKWLGAESSEQANRIRSVHIFNATAGLNMVWQRLEECYGTPEVIENALLKKIDDFPELTNKDNHKLRELGDILLELECAKVEGYLPGLAYLDTSRGVNPIVEKPPFSLQEKWIAQGSKYKEDYRVAFPPFSFFSRFIRNQAKIRNDPSFTLYTSTNQVSMKSEKPARYSSKTPVTVYKTDVSSEASDHQTKPSKTKVENPDRHCPIHNKPHPLKKCRGFRYKTLDERKSYLKDNGICFRCCGTTQHRAKDCKVSIKCSECDSDRHLAALHPGPAPTNTYTATAETDNGGEQGDDALLSVTSKCTEICGEAVNPRSCSKICLVKAYPAGKREKAVKMYVVLDEQSNKSLAKTEFFSLFNINGNSAPYTMKTCSGVTETSGRRAVNFMLESIDGHMQLTLPTLIECDMMPDDRMEIPSPDIAYHHPHLQPVMDRIPAVDPDAPILLLLGRDILRVHKVREQINGPHDTPYAQRLDLGWVIVGEVCLGTAHRTANVNVFRTNILQNGRTSYLSPCPDIIQVKENYNSVAQKHISPSTVHSRDPITTVNTDSLGCSVFDKTQDDDKPAPSVEDKAFLDIMDKQVFQDDGKKLGGSTTLSPQ, via the coding sequence ATGTTTCTACGTTCATCAGCCAACAAAGCCTCTTATCCTAGGGAAGACCAGCAGTCTACGATGCAACAACCAGAGCCAGGTgttcaacagagagagatggaagagcctCTTCAGCACATTGGGACCAAGTCTCAATCTACAAGATCAAGGTCATCAAAACAGTCAAGCAGATCCTCAACGGCGAGTTCTGCAGCCATCAAAGCACGCGCCAAGGCGGAGGCAGCACGCGCACAAGTCTCTTATTCTGAGAAGGAAGCTTCTGTGATGAAACAAAAGGCAGAAATAGAGGCCAGCTTGTTGAAGCAAAAGGCAGAAATAGAGGCCATCTTGTTGAAGCAAAAGGCAGAAACAGAGAAGCAAAAAGCTGACCTCGAGGCAAGTTTATATGTTCTCCAAGTTGAGAGAACAGCTGCTGCTGCATTGGCTGAAGCTGCAGCCTTTGAAGAAGTTGTAGGATCAGAACGCAGAGAGCTTCGCAAAGAACTAGACACCGGGACACAGCCCTTAAGTCCAGTCCAACGTACATGTGAGTACGTACAACAACATGCTAGGCCCTACTTTGCTGAACTTCCATTTGAAGTGGAGAAACAAGAGCTTAGTGTTGACCCAGCTACATGCCATAATCCAGAAAGTAGCAAACAAGAGAACATGAGCAGAGACTCTCCGTTCAAAAGAAATGAACAGCAGCATGGTGGAAATGGAAAGCAAGCCCActtccagtcacacacacacaacttcccTGAGTCACAAGTGGCACCAGACATCACCAAGTACCTCCTACGACGTGAGATGGTGAGTTCAGGACTCCTGAAGTTTGATGATCGCCCTGAAAATTATTGGGCATGGAAAGCATCCTTTCTCAATGCGACCAGAGACTTGAATTTATCAGCCAGGCAAGAGTTAGATCTAATTACCAAGTGGCTAGGGGCAGAGTCGTCTGAGCAAGCAAACAGAATTAGATCTGTCCATATTTTCAACGCAACAGCAGGGCTTAACATGGTCTGGCAACGACTAGAAGAGTGCTATGGTACACCCGAAGTGATCGAGAATGCACTGTTGAAGAAAATTGATGATTTTCCTGAACTGACTAACAAAGACAATCACAAACTAAGAGAACTAGGTGACATTCTTCTCGAACTGGAGTGTGCTAAAGTAGAAGGGTACCTTCCAGGCCTCGCTTATCTGGACACATCTCGGGGGGTAAACCCTATTGTAGAGAAACCTCCATTCAGTTTACAAGAAAAATGGATAGCACAGGGATCCAAATATAAGGAGGACTATCGGGTAGCATTCCCACCATTCTCGTTCTTCTCGAGATTCATCAGGAACCAGGCGAAAATTAGAAATGACCCCAGCTTCACCCTCTACACCTCAACTAACCAGGTGTCCATGAAAAGTGAGaaacctgccaggtacagcagcAAGACACCTGTGACTGTATACAAGACAGATGTGTCATCTGAGGCTTCAGACCACCAAACCAAACCCAGTAAGACAAAGGTTGAAAATCCTGACCGTCACTGCCCAATACATAACAAGCCTCATCCTCTTAAAAAGTGTCGTGGGTTTAGATACAAAACTCTAGATGAGCGCAAATCATATCTCAAAGACAATGGCATTTGTTTCCGATGTTGTGGGACAACTCAGCACAGAGCTAAAGACTGTAAGGTTTCAATCAAGTGCTCTGAGTGCGACAGCGACAGGCATCTTGCTGCTCTGCATCCAGGCCCAGCCCCTACAAATACATACACCGCTACAGCAGAGACAGATAATGGCGGGGAGCAAGGTGACGATGCTCTTCTATCTGTCACCTCAAAGTGTACAGAGATCTGTGGTGAGGCAGTCAATCCAAGATCATGTTCGAAAATATGCTTAGTCAAAGCTTATCCGgctgggaaaagagagaaagcTGTCAAAATGTATGTAGTGCTTGATGAACAAAGTAACAAATCTCTGGCCAAGACAGAGTTTTTCAGTCTCTTCAACATCAATGGCAACTCTGCTCCATACACCATGAAGACGTGTTCTGGGGTAACAGAGACTTCAGGCAGGAGAGCCGTCAACTTCATGTTGGagtctatagatggacacatgcAGCTCACTCTCCCTACTCTGATAGAGTGTGATATGATGCCAGACGATAGGATGGAGATTCCCTCCCCCGACATTGCGTATCATCATCCCCATCTGCAACCAGTTATGGACAGAATTCCAGCTGTGGACCCAGACGCTCCCATCCTCCTGCTCTTAGGACGAGACATCTTAAGGGTACACAAGGTACGAGAGCAAATCAATGGGCCCCACGACACTCCTTATGCACAGCGACTCGACCTCGGGTGGGTCATTGTGGGTGAGGTCTGTCTGGGAACGGCTCACCGAACAGCCAATGTTAACGTGTTCAGGACAAACATACTTCAAAATGGTCGCACATCCTATCTGAGCCCTTGCCCTGACATCATCCAGGTAAAAGAGAACTACAACAGCGTAGCTCAGAaacacatctctccctctacagtgCACTCGAGAGATCCAATCACAACTGTGAACACAGACAGCCTGGGATGTTCCGTGTTCGACAAAACACAAGACGATGATAAACCAGCACCATCAGTGGAGGACAAAGCCTTCTTggacattatggacaaacaggttTTCCAGGATGATGGAAAAAAACTGGGTGGCTCCACTACCCTTTCGCCCCAATAG